In the Microtus pennsylvanicus isolate mMicPen1 chromosome 6, mMicPen1.hap1, whole genome shotgun sequence genome, one interval contains:
- the Dcaf15 gene encoding DDB1- and CUL4-associated factor 15 translates to MAPSSKSERNSGAGSGGGGPGGTGGKRAAGRRREHVVKQLERVKISGQLSPRLFRKLPPRVCVSLKSIVDEDFLYAGHIFLGFSKCGRYVLSYTSSSGDDDFSFYIYHLYWWEFNVHSKLKLVRQVRLFQDEEIYSDLYLTVCEWPSDASKVIVFGFNTRSANGMLMNMMMMSDENHRDIYISTVAVPPRGRCAACQDASRAHPGDPSAQCLRHGFMLHTKYQVVYPFPTFQPAFQLKKDQVVLLNTSYSLVACAVSVHSAGDSSFCQILYDHTALPPAPPSSPGPWSPEAAPAFPSPGLEVVPARPSGAPEPSPAIAKAKEFVADIFRRAKEAKGGTLEEARLPSGLGPSSSRCRPSSEPPAPSGEVVPRDSPPASEASAPEPGYINYTKLHYVLRSGEGTEPEDEFEDDKISLPFVVTDLRGRNLRPMRERTDMQGQYLTVEQLTLDFEYVINEVIRHDATWGHQFCSFSDYDIVILEVCPETNQVLINIGLLLLAFPAPTEEGQLRPKTYHTSLKVAWDLSTGIFETVSVGDLTEVKGQTSGSVWSSYRKSCVDMVMKWLVPESSGRYVNRMTNEALHKGCSLKVLADSERYTWIVL, encoded by the exons ATGGCGCCCAGCTCGAAATCGGAGCGGAACAGCGGGGCcgggagcggcggcggcggccctGGGGGAACCGGGGGGAAGCGGGCGGCGGGGCGGCGGCGGGAACACGTCGTCAAGCAGCTGGAGCGGGTCAAG ATCAGTGGGCAGCTTTCACCTCGGCTTTTCCGGAAGCTGCCCCCCAGGGTCTGCGTGTCCCTCAAGAGCATCGTAGATGAGGATTTTCTCTATGCAGG CCATATCTTCCTGGGATTTTCCAAGTGTGGCCGCTACGTCCTCTCCTACACCAGCAGCAGCGGGGATGACGACTTCTCCTTCTACATATACCACCTCTACTGGTGGGAGTTCAACGTCCACAGCAAGCTCAAGCTG GTCCGGCAGGTGCGGCTCTTCCAGGATGAGGAGATCTACAGTGACCTGTACCTGACTGTGTGTGAGTGGCCTAGCGACGCTTCCAAGGTCATCGTGTTCGGTTTCAA CACCCGCTCAGCCAATGGGATGCTCATGAATATGATGATGATGAGTGATGAGAACCATCGTGACATCTACATCAGCACTGTGGCTGTGCCGCCTCGGGGTCGCTGTGCTGCCTGCCAGGATGCCAGTCGTGCCCACCCAG GGGACCCGAGCGCACAGTGTCTGCGGCATGGCTTCATGCTGCACACCAAGTACCAGGTGGTGTACCCTTTTCCCACCTTCCAACCCGCCTTCCAACTCAAGAAGGATCAGGTGGTGCTGCTCAACACCAGCTACTCACTGGTGGCCTGCGCTGTCTCTGTCCACTCAGCAG GTGACAGCAGTTTCTGCCAAATCCTGTACGACCACACAGCTTTGCCCCCAGCTCCACCCAGCTCCCCAGGACCTTGGAGCCCTGAGGCAGCCCCTGCCTTCCCCAGCCCTGGCCTTGAGGTGGTCCCAGCTCGGCCCTCTGGAGCTCCTGAGCCCTCACCAGCTATTGCCAAGGCCAAGGAGTTTGTGGCTGACATCTTCCGCAGGGCCAAAGAGGCCAAGGGTGGTACCTTGGAGGAAGCTCGGCTGCCCTCAGGCCTGGGGCCCTCAAGTAGCCGCTGCCGCCCATCCTCAGAGCCACCAGCCCCAAGTGGGGAAGTGGTGCCCAGggacagtcctcctgcttcagaggcgtctgcccccgagccTGGCTACATCAACTACACCAAGTTGCACTATGTGTTGCGGTCTGGGGAAGGGACAGAACCTGAGGATG agTTTGAGGATGACAAGATCTCCCTGCCCTTTGTGGTGACTGACCTCCGTGGCCGCAATTTACGGCCCATGCGAGAGCGGACAGACATGCAG GGCCAGTACCTGACAGTGGAGCAGCTCACATTGGACTTTGAGTATGTCATCAACGAGGTCATCCGCCACGATGCCACCTGGGGTCACCAGTTCTGCTCTTTCAGTGACTATGATATAGTCATCCTGGAG GTCTGCCCAGAAACCAACCAGGTCCTGATCAACATTGGCCTGCTGCTCCTAGCCTTCCCAGCCCCCACTGAGGAGGGCCAGCTCCG ACCAAAGACCTATCACACCAGCCTAAAGGTGGCCTGGGACCTCAGCACGGGCATCTTTGAGACAGTCAGCGTGGGTGACCTAACCGAGGTCAAAGGGCAGACCAG TGGCAGTGTCTGGAGCTCCTACCGAAAGAGCTGTGTGGACATGGTCATGAAATGGCTGGTGCCGGAGAGCAGCGGCCGCTATGTGAACAGGATGACGAACGAGGCGCTGCATAAAG GGTGCTCACTGAAGGTTCTGGCAGACAGTGAGCGGTACACGTGGATTGTGCTGTGA